The proteins below come from a single Eucalyptus grandis isolate ANBG69807.140 chromosome 3, ASM1654582v1, whole genome shotgun sequence genomic window:
- the LOC104415533 gene encoding protein-lysine N-methyltransferase EEF2KMT-like isoform X1, which translates to MEKQKQTASLHLVSAFLAMEPTDCVMSYARSLGGGSVTVDVQRFIWDHCISKAIGKCHAPYLKNFLKKLILEIESNRDDVLDELYELYSEFMISLKDDNTVKGNVRALKYISFLFPDDASCEDAMVRKMVVPLHCSLNMLEGDTGCSIWPASLFMSEFILSFPDMFSSKTCFEVGSGVGLVGICLSHVKASKVMLSDGDLSTLSNMKLNLKMNQMSTEDDEPVTSECLDLFDRAQIGGIRTEIDIMSLPQVKCLHLPWECASESILQGLKPDIILGADVIYDPLCLPHLVRVLSILLDKTKSSSQLPRVGCDGAIGSSHGHSDGCGSRDVVAACDSAGNAGPIEHPMAYISSVIRNANTFDHFLALVNEANLAITDLTGTLQPASLLPYMQSYDRSSMRLFKLSSK; encoded by the exons ATGGAGAAGCAAAAGCAAACCGCGAGCCTCCATCTGGTCTCTGCGTTTCTCGCCATGGAACCCACCGACTGCGTGATGTCATACGCGAG ATCGCTCGGTGGTGGGTCCGTGACGGTGGATGTTCAGAGGTTCATTTGGGATCACTGCATCAGTAAAGCT ATTGGCAAATGTCATGCTCCGTACTTGAAAAACTTCTTGAAGAAGCTCATATTGGAAATTGAGTCTAATCGTGATGACGTGCTAGATGAATTGTATGAACTGTACAGCGAGTTCATGATTTCTTTAAAG GATGACAATACAGTCAAAGGGAATGTGAGGGCtttgaaatatatttcttttcttttcccagatg ATGCAAGTTGTGAGGATGCAATGGTAAGGAAAATGGTGGTTCCTCTGCATTGTTCGCTCAACATGCTTGAAGGAGATACAGG GTGCTCGATCTGGCCAGCCAGTCTCTTTATGTCAGAGTTCATACTTTCCTTTCCGGATATGTTCTCCAGCAAAACATGTTTTGAA GTTGGCTCGGGGGTTGGCTTAGTTGGTATCTGTCTCTCCCACGTGAAAGCTTCTAAG GTAATGTTAAGTGATGGCGACCTATCAACCTTAAGCAACATGAAgcttaatttgaagatgaatcaaatgAGCACGGAAGATGATGAACCAGTAACTTCGGAATGTTTAGATTTG TTTGACCGTGCGCAAATTGGAGGAATAAGAACTGAAATTGATATCATGTCCTTGCCCCAGGTAAAATGTTTACACCTGCCTTGGGAATGTGCATCTGAGAGCATACTTCAGGGATTGAAACCGGATATAAT CTTAGGTGCTGACGTAATATACGACCCGTTGTGCCTGCCGCACCTTGTGCGTGTGCTCTCCATTCTTTTGGATAAAACGAAGTCATCTTCACAACTCCCAAGAGTAGGCTGCGATGGTGCAATTGGCAGTTCACATGGTCATAGCGATGGATGTGGGTCCCGTGACGTTGTGGCAGCTTGCGACAGTGCAGGAAATGCTGGTCCCATTGAGCATCCAATGGCTTACATTTCATCCGTCATTCGCAATGCCAATACTTTCGATCACTTTCTTGCTTTAGTCAACGAGGCAAACCTTGCCATCACAGACCTGACCGGAACTCTTCAACCTGCCAGTTTGCTTCCTTACATGCAATCATACGATAGATCGAGCATGCGACTGTTCAAGCTCTCAAGCAAATGA
- the LOC104415533 gene encoding putative uncharacterized protein DDB_G0277003 isoform X2, which translates to MEKQKQTASLHLVSAFLAMEPTDCVMSYARSLGGGSVTVDVQRFIWDHCISKAIGKCHAPYLKNFLKKLILEIESNRDDVLDELYELYSEFMISLKDDNTVKGNVRALKYISFLFPDDASCEDAMVRKMVVPLHCSLNMLEGDTGCSIWPASLFMSEFILSFPDMFSSKTCFEVGSGVGLVGICLSHVKASKVMLSDGDLSTLSNMKLNLKMNQMSTEDDEPVTSECLDLVKCLHLPWECASESILQGLKPDIILGADVIYDPLCLPHLVRVLSILLDKTKSSSQLPRVGCDGAIGSSHGHSDGCGSRDVVAACDSAGNAGPIEHPMAYISSVIRNANTFDHFLALVNEANLAITDLTGTLQPASLLPYMQSYDRSSMRLFKLSSK; encoded by the exons ATGGAGAAGCAAAAGCAAACCGCGAGCCTCCATCTGGTCTCTGCGTTTCTCGCCATGGAACCCACCGACTGCGTGATGTCATACGCGAG ATCGCTCGGTGGTGGGTCCGTGACGGTGGATGTTCAGAGGTTCATTTGGGATCACTGCATCAGTAAAGCT ATTGGCAAATGTCATGCTCCGTACTTGAAAAACTTCTTGAAGAAGCTCATATTGGAAATTGAGTCTAATCGTGATGACGTGCTAGATGAATTGTATGAACTGTACAGCGAGTTCATGATTTCTTTAAAG GATGACAATACAGTCAAAGGGAATGTGAGGGCtttgaaatatatttcttttcttttcccagatg ATGCAAGTTGTGAGGATGCAATGGTAAGGAAAATGGTGGTTCCTCTGCATTGTTCGCTCAACATGCTTGAAGGAGATACAGG GTGCTCGATCTGGCCAGCCAGTCTCTTTATGTCAGAGTTCATACTTTCCTTTCCGGATATGTTCTCCAGCAAAACATGTTTTGAA GTTGGCTCGGGGGTTGGCTTAGTTGGTATCTGTCTCTCCCACGTGAAAGCTTCTAAG GTAATGTTAAGTGATGGCGACCTATCAACCTTAAGCAACATGAAgcttaatttgaagatgaatcaaatgAGCACGGAAGATGATGAACCAGTAACTTCGGAATGTTTAGATTTG GTAAAATGTTTACACCTGCCTTGGGAATGTGCATCTGAGAGCATACTTCAGGGATTGAAACCGGATATAAT CTTAGGTGCTGACGTAATATACGACCCGTTGTGCCTGCCGCACCTTGTGCGTGTGCTCTCCATTCTTTTGGATAAAACGAAGTCATCTTCACAACTCCCAAGAGTAGGCTGCGATGGTGCAATTGGCAGTTCACATGGTCATAGCGATGGATGTGGGTCCCGTGACGTTGTGGCAGCTTGCGACAGTGCAGGAAATGCTGGTCCCATTGAGCATCCAATGGCTTACATTTCATCCGTCATTCGCAATGCCAATACTTTCGATCACTTTCTTGCTTTAGTCAACGAGGCAAACCTTGCCATCACAGACCTGACCGGAACTCTTCAACCTGCCAGTTTGCTTCCTTACATGCAATCATACGATAGATCGAGCATGCGACTGTTCAAGCTCTCAAGCAAATGA
- the LOC104415533 gene encoding protein-lysine N-methyltransferase EEF2KMT-like isoform X3: MEKQKQTASLHLVSAFLAMEPTDCVMSYARSLGGGSVTVDVQRFIWDHCISKAIGKCHAPYLKNFLKKLILEIESNRDDVLDELYELYSEFMISLKDDNTVKGNVRALKYISFLFPDDASCEDAMVRKMVVPLHCSLNMLEGDTGCSIWPASLFMSEFILSFPDMFSSKTCFEVGSGVGLVGICLSHVKASKVKCLHLPWECASESILQGLKPDIILGADVIYDPLCLPHLVRVLSILLDKTKSSSQLPRVGCDGAIGSSHGHSDGCGSRDVVAACDSAGNAGPIEHPMAYISSVIRNANTFDHFLALVNEANLAITDLTGTLQPASLLPYMQSYDRSSMRLFKLSSK; encoded by the exons ATGGAGAAGCAAAAGCAAACCGCGAGCCTCCATCTGGTCTCTGCGTTTCTCGCCATGGAACCCACCGACTGCGTGATGTCATACGCGAG ATCGCTCGGTGGTGGGTCCGTGACGGTGGATGTTCAGAGGTTCATTTGGGATCACTGCATCAGTAAAGCT ATTGGCAAATGTCATGCTCCGTACTTGAAAAACTTCTTGAAGAAGCTCATATTGGAAATTGAGTCTAATCGTGATGACGTGCTAGATGAATTGTATGAACTGTACAGCGAGTTCATGATTTCTTTAAAG GATGACAATACAGTCAAAGGGAATGTGAGGGCtttgaaatatatttcttttcttttcccagatg ATGCAAGTTGTGAGGATGCAATGGTAAGGAAAATGGTGGTTCCTCTGCATTGTTCGCTCAACATGCTTGAAGGAGATACAGG GTGCTCGATCTGGCCAGCCAGTCTCTTTATGTCAGAGTTCATACTTTCCTTTCCGGATATGTTCTCCAGCAAAACATGTTTTGAA GTTGGCTCGGGGGTTGGCTTAGTTGGTATCTGTCTCTCCCACGTGAAAGCTTCTAAG GTAAAATGTTTACACCTGCCTTGGGAATGTGCATCTGAGAGCATACTTCAGGGATTGAAACCGGATATAAT CTTAGGTGCTGACGTAATATACGACCCGTTGTGCCTGCCGCACCTTGTGCGTGTGCTCTCCATTCTTTTGGATAAAACGAAGTCATCTTCACAACTCCCAAGAGTAGGCTGCGATGGTGCAATTGGCAGTTCACATGGTCATAGCGATGGATGTGGGTCCCGTGACGTTGTGGCAGCTTGCGACAGTGCAGGAAATGCTGGTCCCATTGAGCATCCAATGGCTTACATTTCATCCGTCATTCGCAATGCCAATACTTTCGATCACTTTCTTGCTTTAGTCAACGAGGCAAACCTTGCCATCACAGACCTGACCGGAACTCTTCAACCTGCCAGTTTGCTTCCTTACATGCAATCATACGATAGATCGAGCATGCGACTGTTCAAGCTCTCAAGCAAATGA